In Asterias rubens chromosome 17, eAstRub1.3, whole genome shotgun sequence, a genomic segment contains:
- the LOC117301707 gene encoding hemicentin-1-like, which translates to MWTKRMCLIVELSLLWVFCGFMATEGITIDPQRRMTVLQGTANVSMICPVQRWAVRPVDFEWFYLPNNADRATLINGTNANNTRFVTSGTGQLIVDQVNRTDSGVFTAIATDSTGGSGNCTFYLQVAFPPVFDNQTITEIQANLNQTAVLTCPYESSPLSTVTWLKDGVILGYSTRFIIDGRNLSIADVQAVDKGSYQCRASNTYGTAVSSPIILATEGSMKFLVTPDSVSIFIAGENATLTCSVRGSPRPTVEWTKNSMAVINTQLLTVSETFVNGVVKSTIEYTSVALDDRGTYSCSARNVNQAVNHLFEVVIYVPPVITSVFESILRVQIGQPMTLLCRATALPKASFTWYKDDRPISRVAETHFQEGWDGYLRVREVIGSDAGLYQCRAVNEVGEAFSKSFTIVVTGLHFLVKPRPNMYIYTNATAQMDCSVAGSQNSIDIEWRKNGLPVTTTCTESRLNNSLCTGTFRVGNALFIKEMSVEDEGLYSCVASERGTTKTITADTRINVLIPVKIEPALPTKMKGDFHRGLTVRCQATGVPTPKIEWLRHGVHVINNTYRTVIGGVMQFRALHVADAGRYTCVASNKAGEIAQNMQIVVNTILTTPAALNITVNPRSRIAQVKWSIIANGGYRVTSFNVEYRQIKPDVTVWTVYENVPANQRTLGIKELNSEASYEVKVWANNQLGKGEVSTIEFKTEAPEAGGGGILELSMTQLIIIAVIIVAAFGMLVAIICVIAARRRSSNPTSGEDNQALVHNQQDSSSHSNPAYMQGGTSDRPQKDMELKEVRQNESSGGAQNGKSKKETTTT; encoded by the exons ataAATGGCACAAATGCAAACAACACTCGCTTTGTGACATCCGGCACAGGTCAGCTTATTGTTGACCAGGTCAACAGGACAGACAGTGGGGTGTTCACCGCCATTGCTACTGACTCAACAGGGGGGTCAGGGAACTGCACATTCTATCTGCAAGTTGCTT TTCCACCCGTCTTTGACAATCAAACGATTACGGAGATTCAAGCCAACCTTAATCAGACGGCCGTCCTGACCTGCCCCTATGAGAGTAGTCCTTTGTCTACGGTCACCTGGTTGAAGGATGGTGTCATCCTAGGATATAGTACAAGGTTCATCATCGATGGACGAAACCTCAGCATTGCAG ATGTACAAGCCGTTGACAAAGGCAGCTACCAGTGCAGGGCGTCAAACACCTACGGGACGGCTGTCAGTTCACCTATAATTCTTGCTACGGAAG GGTCAATGAAGTTTCTTGTGACACCAGACTCTGTATCAATCTTCATTGCTGGAGAAAATGCTACGTTGACTTGTAGCGTCAGAGGGTCACCTCGCCCAACAGTGGAATGGACAAAA AACTCCATGGCTGTGATAAACACTCAACTATTGACAGTCTCTGAGACATTTGTAAACGGCGTGGTCAAATCCACCATTGAGTATACGAGTGTTGCGTTGGACGACCGGGGGACATACTCGTGCTCTGCTCGTAATGTCAACCAGGCTGTTAACCATCTCTTTGAAGTGGTGATCTATG TACCACCAGTGATCACATCAGTGTTTGAGTCCATATTGAGAGTTCAGATCGGTCAACCAATGACTCTACTCTGTCGAGCGACTGCTCTGCCAAAGGCATCCTTCACATGGTACAAAGATGACAGG CCAATCTCCAGAGTAGCTGAGACCCATTTCCAAGAGGGTTGGGATGGCTACCTTAGGGTGAGAGAGGTCATTGGATCTGATGCTGGCCTATATCAATGCCGTGCCGTCAACGAGGTGGGAGAAGCGTTCTCAAAATCCTTCACAATAGTCGTTACTG GTCTGCACTTCTTGGTGAAGCCACGCCCCAACATGTACATCTACACCAACGCGACGGCCCAGATGGACTGTTCAGTGGCTGGTTCCCAGAACAGTATAGACATTGAATGGAGGAAAAACGGGTTACCAGTGACTACAACATGCACTGAATCTCGCCTTAACAA CTCGCTATGCACCGGTACTTTTCGGGTTGGTAACGCATTGTTCATCAAGGAGATGTCAGTGGAGGATGAAGGACTGTATTCCTGTGTAGCATCAGAGAGAGGAACAACGAAAACCATCACGGCCGACACTAGAATCAATGTATTAA TTCCTGTCAAGATTGAGCCCGCCCTACCAACTAAAATGAAAGGTGACTTCCACAGAGGACTAACAGTACGGTGCCAGGCAACGGGGGTACCTACACCTAAGATTGAATGGCTACGACACGGGGTACATGTTATTAATAATACATACAGAACG gtGATTGGTGGAGTGATGCAGTTCCGAGCCCTCCATGTGGCTGATGCAGGTCGCTATACGTGTGTTGCGTCTAATAAAGCAGGAGAAATAGCACAGAATATGCAAATCGTTGTCAACA CCATCCTGACGACCCCGGCAGCATTAAATATCACCGTCAATCCCCGTAGTCGCATTGCCCAGGTGAAGTGGAGCATCATCGCCAATGGAGGCTATCGTGTAACCAGTTTCAATGTGGAGTATCGGCAGATTAAACCAGACGTCACTGTTTGGACTGTCTATGAAAATGTCCCAGCAAATCAG AGGACATTGGGAATCAAAGAGCTTAATTCTGAAGCTTCGTATGAGGTCAAAGTATGGGCCAACAACCAGCTTGGTAAAGGAGAGGTTTCTACAATAGAGTTCAAAACTGAAGCACCTG aagcTGGAGGTGGAGGAATCTTGGAGCTGTCCATGACACAGTTGATCATCATTGCCGTCATCATCGTAGCTGCTTTTGGAATGCTAGTGGCAATTATCTGCGTCATTGCAGCTAGACGACGCAGCTCTAATCCAACAA GCGGAGAGGATAACCAAGCCCTGGTCCATAACCAGCAGGATTCCTCATCCCACAGCAACCCCGCCTACATGCAGGGCGGGACCAGCGACAGGCCCCAGAAGGACATGGAACTCAAGGAGGTCAGGCAGAATGAGAGCAGCGGTGGTGCGCAGAACGGCAAGTCCAAGAAAGAGACCACGACAACGTAG